One part of the Aspergillus luchuensis IFO 4308 DNA, chromosome 5, nearly complete sequence genome encodes these proteins:
- a CDS encoding uncharacterized protein (COG:S;~EggNog:ENOG410Q1IN;~InterPro:IPR014756,IPR011021,IPR014752;~PFAM:PF00339;~antiSMASH:Cluster_5.14), translating into MEVEIQLDEKVLYYTNEDEVSGHVVLRSDTELDIATIVISLSGQATSRLDSRKLNETHKACAVTTLLYTSRLTLPKKLFQRNEQIFPPVNCAGWFTSGAVTMPPGEHSFPFSIMFPHVSECYKGSTRDAVHTRSANRQLHHLLRKLPPSSGNFNTPEEIRYSLEAIITQNGLMYRTYRSVEYTTLGG; encoded by the exons ATGGAAGTTGAAATCCAGCTCGACGAGAAGGTGCTCTATTACACAAATGAGGACGAGGTGTCCGGTCATGTCGTCCTTCGCAGTGATACCGAACTAGACATCGCCACGATAGTAATCAGTCTATCCGGTCAGGCAACATCGAGGCTAGACTCGAGGAAGCTGAATGAAACACACAAGGCATGTGCTGTCACTACACTTCTATATACAAGTAGACTAACCCTACCGAAAAAGCTCTTCCAACGGAATGAACAGATTTTCCCGCCCGTCAACTGTGCCGGATGGTTCACTTCGGGAGCCGTTACGATGCCCCCCGGGGAACACTCGTTTCCATTCTCCATTATG TTTCCTCATGTCTCGGAATGCTACAAGGGTAGTACTAGAGATGCCGTTCACACGCGATCAGCAAACCGTCAACTACACCATCTCTTACGAAAGCTTCCGCCGTCCAGTGGAAATTTCAACACTCCTGAGGAGATCAGATATTCTCTGGAAGCTATCATCACGCAGAATGGGCTCATGTACAGAACCTACAGATCCGTTGAGTATACCACCTTGGGCGGCTAG
- a CDS encoding uncharacterized protein (CAZy:GT2_Chitin_synth;~COG:M;~EggNog:ENOG410Q1ZC;~InterPro:IPR029044,IPR004835,IPR004834,IPR013616;~PFAM:PF01644,PF08407,PF13632;~TransMembrane:7 (o502-518i530-556o586-607i619-644o664-691i798-815o835-860i);~antiSMASH:Cluster_5.14;~go_function: GO:0004100 - chitin synthase activity [Evidence IEA];~go_function: GO:0016758 - transferase activity, transferring hexosyl groups [Evidence IEA];~go_process: GO:0006031 - chitin biosynthetic process [Evidence IEA]) encodes MDNAHDLSSRPLSFELESNHHSLRQLTPPIASSYSFNENDDASHSLLPAPLDNHHPSTSSQGPPVIIQHNTYEDPHQQSESEATSQTSWQRRQKSGSGLRRYPTRRINLVQGSVLSVDYPVPSAIRNSVEAKYRDSSDATAEEFTHLRYTAATCDPDDFNLRNGYNLRAAMFNRHTEILIAITYYNEDKVLTSRTLHGVMQNIRDIVNLKKTQFWDKGGPAWQKIVVCLVFDGIGPCDKNTLDVLATVGIYQDGIMKHDVDGKETVAHIFEYTTQLSVTPSQQLVRPQSDSPENLPPVQMIFCLKQKNSKKINSHRWLFNAFGRILNPEVCILIDAGTKPGHKSLLALWEAFYNNKNLGGACGEIHALLGPRWEKLVNPLVAAQNFEYKISNILDKPLESAFGYVSVLPGAFSAYRYRAIMGRPLEQYFHGDHTLSKKLGKKGIEGMNIFKKNMFLAEDRILCFELVAKAGYKWTLSYVKASKGETDVPEAPPEFLSQRRRWLNGSFAASLYSVMHFNRIYKSGHNILRLLFLHVQLVYNICQLTMTWFSLASYWLTTSVIMDIVGTPSATNKNKGWPFGNAASPIVNNIIKALYLAFLMQQFFLALGNRPKGSQTSYILTFLYFAVVQLYILVLSFYLVAQAFAGGNIDLDFDNGAGGFVGSFFTSTTGLVLIALVSTYGTYIIASILYCDPWHLLTSSWAYFLGMPSTINVLNVYAFCNWHDVSWGTKGSDDTASLPSAKTKKSETQKSFVEEVDKPQADIDIDFELTVRRALSPWQEPMEKKEVQLEDSYKTFRTNLVLLWTLCNGLLALLINNDSVRNLCLTTTSTDRTAWYFKVILWATSGLSVFRFLGALWFLGKTGLLCCFSRR; translated from the exons ATGGATAATGCCCACGATCTGTCGTCACGCCCTCTCTCATTCGAGTTGGAGAGTAACCACCACTCACTTCGCCAGCTAACACCTCCCATT GCCAGTTCATATTCGTTCAACGAAAATGATGATGCCTCCCACTCGCTGCTACCGGCGCCACTTGacaaccatcatccttctaCCAGCTCACAAGGGCCTCCCGTTATCATACAGCATAACACTTACGAAGACCCGCACCAGCAAAGTGAATCCGAAGCGACCAGTCAGACATCCTGGCAGCGACGACAGAAATCGGGCTCAGGCCTGCGCCGCTACCCAACTCGCAGGATCAATCTAGTTCAGGGATCCGTTCTTAGTGTTGACTATCCTGTTCCTAGCGCCATTCGCAATTCGGTCGAGGCAAAGTATCGCGACTCAAGTGATGCTACAGCTGAGGAGTTCACTCACCTACGAT ACACGGCTGCGACTTGCGACCCCGACGATTTCAATTTACGCAATGGCTATAACTTGAGGGCCGCCATGTTTAATCGACACACCGAGATTCTGATTGCAATTACCTATTATAACGAGGACAAAGTTCTTACCTCTCGGACTCTTCACGGTGTCATGCAAAATATTCGAGATATCGTCAATCTGAAAAAGACACAATTTTGGGACAAGGGAGGACCTGCATGGCAAAAGATTGTTGTCTGTCTTGTGTTCGATGGTATTGGTCCTTGCGATAAGAATACTCTTGATGTCTTGGCCACAGTCGGCATATATCAGGATGGAATCATGAAACATGATGTCGATGGGAAGGAGACAGTGGCTCATATC TTCGAATATACCACACAGCTATCGGTAACCCCTTCCCAGCAGCTAGTCCGCCCGCAGAGCGACAGTCCTGAGAACCTGCCGCCCGTACAGATGATCTTTTGCTTGAAGCAAAAGAACAGCAAGAAGATTAACTCACATCGTTGGTTATTCAATGCGTTTGGAAGGATTCTAAACCCGGAAGTCTGTATATTGATTGACGCAGGAACGAAGCCCGGTCACAAATCCCTTCTTGCGCTCTGGGAGGCGttctacaacaacaagaatCTGGGAGGCGCCTGTGGCGAAATCCATGCGCTACTCGGCCCACGATGGGAGAAGCTAGTCAATCCCTTGGTAGCTGCGCAGAACTTCGAGTACAAAATATCCAACATATTGGACAAACCTTTAGAGAGTGCCTTTGGGTACGTCAGTGTTCTCCCGGGAGCATTTTCTGCTTACCGCTACCGTGCTATCATGGGTCGACCGTTAGAACAGTACTTCCATGGCGACCATACTTTATCAAAGAAACTTGGTAAAAAGGGGATAGAAGGCATGAATATCTTTAAGAAGAATATGTTTCTTGCCGAGGATCGAATTCTGTGCTTCGAGCTCGTTGCAAAGGCGGGATACAAATGGACACTCAGTTATGTGAAAGCCTCGAAGGGCGAGACAGACGTTCCAGAAG CACCCCCAGAGTTTCTTAGTCAAAGGCGCCGATGGTTGAATGGATCCTTCGCAGCCAGCCTCTATTCGGTCATGCACTTCAACCGCATCTACAAAAGTGGCCATAATATACTCCGACTCCTTTTTCTGCATGTGCAGCTCGTCTATAACATCTGTCAACTTACTATGACTTGGTTCTCTCTCG CTTCCTACTGGCTTACTACTTCGGTCATCATGGACATCGTTGGGACTCCAAGTGCGACGAATAAAAACAAGGGATGGCCATTTGGAAACGCTGCATCACCTATCGTCAATAATATCATCAAGGCTTTATATCTGGCATTCTTAATGCAGCAATTCTTCCTTGCGCTCGGAAACCGGCCTAAAGG GTCCCAAACTTCCTATATTCTAACCTTTCTCTACTTCGCTGTTGTTCAACTTTACATCCTCGTACTATCATTTTACCTTGTAGCCCAGGCATTCGCCGGCGGCAATATAGATCTCGATTTCGATAATGGGGCCGGAGGATTCGTGGGTTCTTTTTTCACTTCGACTACAGGTCTAGTGTTGATCGCGCTGGTCTCAACGTACGGAACTTACATCATAGCGAGCATACTCTATTGCGATCCTTGGCATCTTCTGACATCTTCCTGGGCGTATTTTCTCGGGATGCCTTCGACCATCAATGTCCTTAACGTCTACGCGTTCTGCAACTGGCATGATGTCTCGTGGGGGACGAAAGGCTCAGATGACAcggcttcccttccttccgcCAAGACGAAGAAATCAGAAACGCAAAAAAGCTTCGTTGAGGAGGTTGACAAACCACAGGCCGATATCGATATCGACTTCGAGTTAACTGTCCGACGCGCCCTTTCACCCTGGCAGGAACCGatggagaaaaaggaggTGCAGTTGGAGGACTCATACAAAACCTTCCGAACCAATCTGGTGCTACTGTGGACGTTATGCAATGGCTTACTGGCATTGCTGATCAACAATGATAGTGTGAGGAATCTATGCTTGACG ACAACGTCGACGGATCGTACGGCTTGGTATTTCAAGGTCATCCTATGGGCTACGTCGGGCCTATCTGTCTTTAGATTTCTGGGTGCTCTTTGGTTTTTGGGAAAGACGGGGCTATTGTGTTGTTTCTCCCGGCGCTAG